The Brassica napus cultivar Da-Ae chromosome C7, Da-Ae, whole genome shotgun sequence genome has a segment encoding these proteins:
- the LOC125590450 gene encoding uncharacterized protein LOC125590450 encodes MKNSEARPAGSAPLPEANEVEKKNPNECNYIQNDKISHGKGRGGYKNRDNYSNSRDRYLAGRNGNHNNRGRGSNPGHGRGGYGRGGISKPSYSTKSVCHRCGMSNHWAKNCRTPKHLCELYQESLKHKNPEAHMVHDSGYEADKESDVANDDLMDFETSDCLKD; translated from the coding sequence atgaagaacagtgaagcTAGACCTGCCGGATCTGCCCCATTACCAGAGGCCAATgaagttgaaaagaaaaatcccAACGAGTGCAATTACATCCAGAATGATAAGATATCACACGGCAAAGGCCGTGGTGGATACAAGAACCGTGACAATTACTCGAACAGTCGAGATAGGTACTTGGCCGGCCGGAatggaaaccacaataaccgtggtcgtggttccaatcccGGCCATGGCCGAGGTGGTTATGGTCGAGGCGGTATATCTAAACcgtcttactcgaccaaatcTGTTTGTCACAGATGTGGGATGAGCAACCATTGGGCCAAAAATTGTAGAACTCCTAAGCACTTATGTGAGCTCTACCAAGAGAGTCTTAAAcacaagaacccggaggctcaTATGGTCCATGATTCCGGTTATGAGGCTGATAAAGAATCTGATGTTGCAAATGACGACCTTATGGActttgagacttctgattgtctcaaagaCTAA